GTTGACAttctttggtgtctgggcattgaagagttaggtatttactgTGGTTGTCTCAGTCTGGGATTATTTGTACCTGACCTtattgggaaggctttccagatattcagaaggacttgggtgttgtgatctaaactgtatctgctttagggggcaccccaagacCAGTAACATTGTGCATCTTGCAGACTCATATAGGCACCACCTTGGTAGTCTTGGACAAGATTCAGAATAATTATCTGGATCACCACgcagagattcttgttctcttcctttactttctcccaaatgAATGAagtctctctgttctgagccacctcgTACTGGGGATGGTGCAACACAAACACCCTATGGCTGCCACAACTGgaactgcactgggtcagacctgaagccagcacagcactgggtctcacccaaggcctgctggaaccactccctggctacagCCTACACTTGCTCAAgtccctggggctctacaattaGCAGGTAGCAAAGCCAGCtaggcctgtgtccttccctttagGGTGGCAAGCTCCCCAGTCCCTGGGCATGTCCAGACGTGCTGTCCAGGAACCAGGAGCTAGAGTAAAAACCTTATACGTCTACCTGGTATTCTCTTGCACTGTGTCTGAGATGGCTCTTAAATCATAAGATGTAgtcctcccactcttccctcctctttctaAAGCCAGAGAAGCCTCACCTCATGACCACCACCACAGACCCAAGGGAATACTGCCAGGCTATCACTGATGTTCCTTTCTGGCCCGAGGTTTCTCTGGTCAGCTCGTGGTAAATGCTGCTTGGCCTGGGACTTATCCTTCAGGGaaatgggctcccctctggcccagggcaggtcgaGAAATGCAGTCCAAGAGCCAAGTCTTGGAATGGGGGACCTAAAGGGTCTGCTTGGTGCTCTAACccctgtggctgagctgatacCTAAGGtgtgaaaaaaaatccctttgttTTCCCTCCACTTTTCTCAAGTGGAAGGAGTCTTGCCCCATAGCCATTGTatctgggaatgtgctgagtcttgCCTGAGGCCAACAAGTCTCAGAGGTTCACCTAAGGCCTTTGATATAGTACCTGGATATCTCTGCTGGTTATTCagagcccaagggctcttcagttggCAGATGGTAAATCCTGCCAGGGCTGTGTTCTTCTTTTCAAGGCTGCCGATTCTCTTCTGGCCTGGGGTGTATCCAGAAATGCCATCTTGGAGCTAGGGCCTAGAAAGGGAGCCTCATGACTCAGACTGGTGCCCTattctgctgtggctgagctggtatccaagatgaaagcaaaagtcctccccactcttccctctcctctcctcaagtgaaGGGAAAAGGTCACTTTTGATgccatgagctgtgcagcctggtgtTAGGGGAGAGGTGAAGCTAACATTCCCTTAGctaccccagctggtgtctcagtaggttgtGTGCCCGCCACCCAGCCACCGTCTCTGGACCCAATTTGGCACTAGAACTTGtctaggagttgcagtccttgtggtctagactgcctttcaagctTATTTAcagccccagagcactttagcccattAGCGAGGATTGCAGAAGCTCAAGTTTAGACCTCTGGGATCTGTGATTTCCCTCTGGCTAGAGCTGCTTtgaatgctccctctgtgggtgggTGTCAGCTGAATTTGGtccagttttgttttctgttataatAGGGCAGCACTGTGTTCAATGCCTGACAAATGCTGTGATCTTCCTCTCTCCAGTGCACTGAAAGCCTCTCTGCACCATGCCACCCCCGCTTGGGGATTGGGCAGGAGTGGCATTGGTGATTCAAGACTGCTTTTCCTACCATCTcaatgcctctttcagtgatataaagttaaaaccaggtattgTGAGTACTCACCTAAGTTTTGGTGTTTATGAAAGTGATTTTTTatatagatagttgttaaattggtgtccttgcagAGGGGACAATCTATGGAGgtttctattccaccatcttgctctcCTTGATTAATTCTGTTGTTGACACTCTTTGctgcattttttaatttcattcactataattttcagctccagaatttgtttgattttttttcttgtagtttcaatctctctctcacatttataattttggtcatttattcttttcctaatttcattgaattatttttctcttttttcttgaagTTCACTCAACTTCCTTTATTCAGTCATTCTGAATTCTTTGTAATGCAGtttgcatattttaatttctttggggTCAGCTACAGGAAGGTTATTGTGTTCTTTTGGTAGTGttatattttcttggtttttttatgttttttgtctcATAGTGATGTCTACACATTTGGTCAAGTGGACACCTCTTTCAGACTTTACATGATAGTTTTGCTGCAGGTAGACCGTCTCCAATGGTAGGGGGATGGTCTGAGGGCACTTGCTAGGTGGAGCACAGTAATTCTGGCACAAGTGAAGGGGAAGCTGTGTAGTCTCTGTGCAGCTTTGTCAGCTGAGGTTGGTGTTGACAAAAATTGCAGGGATCCTCAGCAGCCAATGCTCTGGATGTCTGCAGTGGGGTCCTCAGTGGCAATGGCCGCTAAGAACCTCCTGGTCTTTTTCTCTCACTGGGGATGTTGTGGCTGAGGCATCCCTCTTGGCTCTGGGTCTGGCTTGTGTACCCTCTCACAGTGGTCATGCTACCAATGACTGATAAGTGGATCATCCATGGAGCTGAGGCCTGAAGCACAGGCACATATGGAAGAATAACAGCTCCAGGATCCACAGAAGTAAAGGCATTGGTGCTTGGAGCACAGGCATCTCACTGCTGTGGTGGTAATACTATGTAAAGTACATAGCTTGtaaagcagctgggaggctgagaatgGGAGGACAGGTGTGTGCAGAGTTAAAGTGGCTCCGGTATAGAGCCTAGCTCTCTACAGTGGCTGAGCCAGCACCAAGAGCATGGGCATAGATAGGAAGAACTTGGCTCCAGGGCCCAAAGTGAAAATTAATTCACTGTGGTGATGCCTCCAGTATCTGATATGTGAGCAGGCACAAAGCAGTCACAGAGCTTGGGTCTGGAGTGAAGGCAATCTCAGGGGAGCCACAGCTTGGGGGCCAGGGCCCACACAAAGTTGAAAGATGTGGCTGCTCCTTTCCCAAAGCAGCTTCATGGCAACTGCTTCTTGATGGGTGAGGCACAGGGTATAAAGCCATGTCTCCTTCTCCAGAGCTAACCGGGGGAAATGGCTGTTAGTTGCCTCAGTAGCAAGAGATATTGGTGTCCTGTGCAGAGCAGGCTGCTGTGACCATGGCGGCTTCTGCAGAGTGGCTGATACAGATagcttctgcctttttctttgttATTGGCTGTCTTCCAGAGTCACATGTAGGCCAGTATCACCAGCAATGCTTCCTATGTGGATGGATATGCTCCATATTTTTTGCTCTACCACATTGCTACAGATTCTTTGATGAGCACTTGAGGTCTGTATTTTGGTTTGTAGATAGCtgtctatatttgtttttttgtgtggggGAATGAAGGCTTGTATCTCCCACTCTGCTATCTTGGTGATGTCACCCTAGTTTACTTTCTTACAAGCCTAAATCTGGTTGGGGAATGATAGTGGCAGTTATTGAATTTAATTAAACTGAATCTGCTGAAGTTCCCTAATGGTTACCTCTTTGTAGTAAGACTGCCTGGGCTATaggcattttctgattttttcccCTAAATGAATCCTGTcattaaggttttttttaatcctaaaatGAATCATCCTAGAGTGTCCACTCCCCTGCTCCCACTTGAATACACCAATGGATACTTGTTTGTTGAGTTTCTTTCCTACAGATTATGTGGTACACAAAATGCATGGTACACGAAATGCATGAGGAATTGTTCCTGTCCTAAAAACTGATCATCCGTTTGACAGACAGAATATACACATGAAACAGTTAGAGAATAGCTTAAGACAGcatgaaataaaatgcattacACACCATGCATCTCATTTAAAATGCTGCCAGTAGAGAACGCCCAGCTTTTTCTCACATATGCAGACTGATCAGTAATCCCCTGCAACTTACAGGATGCCCAAAAGTCCCTCCAACACTGCCACAGAACCTGAAGCCTCCCCCTGGAAACTTGATTATTTCAGAATCAAGTCATTGACATTTCaggaatatttattgaaaatatcaaCATCCCTAGGATAAGTCACTCAAAGATCTGTATCCAGTCTGGGTCCTTAGGTAAAATTAGCCTATCAAATTTCTTCCAGCTGGGTCAGCCAGGAGGTTAGAGTCACAGAACAAGTGAAACGTGTGATGGGAGGAACAAGGAGGGTGCATTCTGGGCTCAAGGCTTTTGGACAGAGAAAGCCAGGCCTAAGTGAACCATCACACTGAGGGGTCCAGGGTAGACAAAGAGCTTTGAGGTCCAGAATAGGTAGGAATATGAGAAGGGAGAATCACAAGAGGAAGGGAGTGGGCACAGGATATGAACTTCCTACTTTGCAAATTTATGCAAGACTCTTTCTCACCTAGGTTTGACCTTCCTCCGAGGTTCTCTGTGGCCAGGCCTATGAAGCCCGGCTTGAGACTCATGATCATTTTTCCTCTTAGAATTACGCTGATCACTTTCCTACTGCTGCGGTTGCTGCAACATCTGGCCAGGATGCTTTCTCTCATCACTTCAGGGGCACTTCCAGGAAGCTGTAGGCTTCAGGAGTGAGGGAAAGGTGAGGAGGGTTGTGTGGAGGCCACAGTCCAGCAGAATCGATGAGCTGGCTTtgcctctgcccctgcccctgcagaCCCTCCCTGCTACAGCTCCTGTCTGGTCTAAGGACTTCTCTGCTACACCAGAGAAATCCATCTCCTCTTCCTCACATGTATTCCCAAGATTTGCTACACAGATGGAACCCCCCAGCAGGTGTCAGAATCCTCCAGTTCCTGGCTACTGTCTCATTCTCTCAGGGGAGGTGCCCCGGTGTCTGCCTGGGGTTgagccctggctctgccatttattacCTCAGTGATctgaggcctcagtttcctcatctgtaaaaagaataGTACTGATGTCCCACTTACAGAGCTACATATAAAGAGTTCAGCATCTTTATTATAGTAAGTACATACATAGTCAATCCAAAATCAATGTTCACTACTATTATTACCACTGTGACTACTCCAATTAATTATCCAATTAACAAGTGCTAATTAAGAAGCTACTTTGTTCCCACCATTGGGCTGGGAATAAAACACTCCACCAAAATGAACAAcgataatgataaaataatggtTTTCATTATGAGTGCtaattttgtgccaggcactgtgctaaagaCTTTTAGTAATTTGTATTGTCTTCTTTACTCTTCCAAACCAAAACTCTGGGGGTGACAggtagggagagaggagggagtggGATATAAACTTAGAATCTCCCTTTCACAGACAGCCTTTGCAGAAAGTCCAACTTACTCCCAGGAATGGCCAAGTCTTTCTCAGAGCTAGGATGCAATCTCCCTCACCCAGTCGCACGCCCCTGGGCCCTGCCTACAACAGTCCAGGGAAGCACCTTTAGCCCTCCTTTACTTCTTTTTGAATCTTCTACCAGCCTGCTTTCCTGTCTCCCCTTCCACTCCCATCTAATCAATGTAGAAATGGCCTCTCATTTCACTTCTGAGAAGCCATTTCCTGTCATCTCTTTAAAGTCTACCGCTTTCCCACTGACTGTCTCTAATAAGCAGAAAGCAAATGTCTAGCCCTCCTTGTCAGCATAATTAGGAAACTGCTTCCTCTGGACGTGCCTGAAGTCCCTATGTTGCTAAGAGCAAGACTCTTCATGTTTTGCCATTTGGGACGTAACTGTTTTGGTGAGCAGTGTGCAAATCAGTTTTTAACACCAACATTCTGGTCTAGTCTTTGAGacaggaaaaagatgaaaatacatATGTTTCCACATTTTAGGGTAGAAAACCCAGTCTGTGGTTTCTCTGGCACTGCTTGTGGTACCATTGAGACCTTCAAGCCATGCAGCCCCATAGGTATACTGTTCCTTATTTGCTAACCTGGtgttcaaaataaaaagactggTTTCCTTAGTAGCATTTGATTCTGATTTTACTGAAACTTGTGTGGTTAAAAACGTTCTTATACTATTAGTATGTGACCTTTAAGATAtttgtcaggaaaaaaaatctcataagaGTAGAACCTTGTTTCCCAACTGAGTCTCTTTTCACTTCAGAAATGGAGTCCCTTAAAATGATCCCTTCCCAACTATACCCTGAAATGTTCAAACCCctattttctcctcttcccaCTTCAAGAGAAATTTTGGGTCACATGTCCCATTACTCCAAATGGTAGATACTGGCCAGCAACAATTTTTCTAAGTTTCATACCTTGCCTGACTTTTTTTGTGTCAACCAGCCTGAGCTCATGGGCCATGGGCATGAAATAGCAGCAGCTGTAGTAGCAGTAGCCACAAAATGTatcaataaaagatgaaaaatgacatttaaacaAAGAACAAACCAGAATAAAATGATCAGTTCATTCCTGTCTGACATGCACATCAGTTAAGAATCTAATAACCTGATGCCTTTGGAAAGATGCAAAGTCTCAGATGTTGGGACCACTGTTTGAAAGTCATATGGACATTTGTCTGGGGGTGCTTGTTCAGTAATTCATGGTGTGTCCTTCTTGGTTGCTGTGTCCTTTGAGTATGTGTTTTCTGATTTACCTCTGGTAAGCCTGAGTCAGGAATTAAAGTAGAgaaagaactcagggaaacaatAATCAATTTTTAACTACATTATGACAAACTGTCTTCACTGATGTTATTCCTTCAATTGGCCAGTGTTACATTGTCTGGTGTCTTCTAGACATGGTCACACTTGCAGACTAATACAGCTATGAGGTCTGGCCCCTTCAGTTACATCCAATTCAACCCAGTATATTACCCTAGGGAAACTGACAGTGGGGATTTCCTAACTCCTGAGCCAGAGTTTCCAACATGTCATTTTCCAGTTACTCAGCATTTTCTACTCTAGTGATAGTCCCTAAACTtactgattaaaaacaaaaatagctaagCCCCAATTACCCAGAATTCCTGGTGCCCCTAACCCACCCAAGATCAGTTACTCATATTGATGATTCTTGTTACCCCAGAGTTTTCAGTGCCTTCTACATAGTACCCTCagtgagagaaaaatattaatttgaaaatatttgaaaggatCTTGTCAAACTCCTTGGAAGATTAATCATATGCCATTGATTGGAAACCAGAGAAAAGCAAGGCTGCAAAATTATGGCTTCATGCATGCACAGGTGTGGAAGTTTCCATAAAATTCAATTAGTCCAATGGTCATAGGGCTGAGTGGGTGATAGCCATCTCCCCACCCTCCAAGTAATTTTGGAAATGTACTGTGAGCAACTCTGATTGTCACAATAATTTCATAGGTTCTACTGGAATATGTGGGTGGGGAAGTCAATGAGGTTAGAACTCCTGCAATGCATGAGACAGTTTTGTGCAATGAAGAATTGCCCCATGTCTCATGCAACTTACACACATAATTTATCTTAATTTATACAGTGGCCCTGTAGGTAGTGTATTTATCTCCATCTGGCAAATTATAATGGAGGTTAATGGGGAGCCTTCATCTTCCCTACCTGCTTGAAAATCTATGTCCCTAGAATTAGTCATTTTGGTTCAACGTATGCAGACAATATTCCTCCCTCAATTTTTCTAGATTGTTCACATCTCCATGCGGCACATGCAGGGGCCTCTAGAGACCCCACTACAACATCTAAGATAATTCTCCACCTAAAGTAGTGAAAAATCATGTTGGACACCAGAAAGCTCTTAGCAAGGCTCAATAATTAATTACTGATGTTATTTTCACATGGAAAGAAATATTCTTGGTAAATCAGAATAAATTTCTTGAAACTTCATGTAAAATTCATAATTGTGTTAAGGTAATTTTGAGCCACTGTCTGTGTATGCCGTTCTGTGGGATACACAGAGTATACCTTTGTGAGGCTCCAGGGACATTCTTTCCACTTCGTACTTCTTTCTAAATCACAAGGTAAGATCTTATGAGATGCAAAGATTAATTTGTTTTCCTCCACCAACTtaaatttttctccctttctttactACCTGTAggattttagcactgaataaataATAGGCTTGAAGGTGAACTATTTTCATGAGCCCATATGCATTAGGACAAAAACTGAATTCTATGGTTTAACCAGGACATAATATACATCAATATGGTCTTTGAATggcttacaaaggaaaaaaaacatttcCTGGGTTATTGGAAGCAGCATGGTGTCAAGGTAGTTAAACAGATTCTATCTCTGTGGTCAAGTACCAGTGCTGTAAAATCACATGAGGttgaaaaagaggaataaaaatggaatttgctTACCCACACATACCCTAATGACCAAACATTGTAAGTAAACTGAATTGGGCAATTACTATGTTAGTGACTGGTGAAATACTCCCATTGAATTGATTGGTCCTGTTCTTGCTCCTCCCATGGGGTACACACCTGGTTGTGTACCCCCAACTCAGAGACAAAAAAGTTTGCTTTCCCTTCAGTCAGCGTACTACACTTTCCCCTGTTTGAAACTTATTCTGCTGTGGGTTCTTTGTTTATTTCATGTCATCTGctcttcaaaaataaagacaactcTCACTTCACCAGTCTAAGATAAAGTAGAACCACCCACACAACCATGAAACACTACAGTATATGTGTTTAGCATTTTTTCAAAAAGTGTTTTGTGACACACAATATTGGCTCTTTTTCCCTGCACCTGAAGGCCTAAATTATAGAACATTAGTTTGCTGGGTCTCTATTAGTTCACCAATGGATGCTGATGTCTCAATTTTTCAAAAGCTTTCCAGTGACTTATGCAAAGCCCTCAGGAAACCTGAGTAGCAAATAGGATTAGCATATTTGTAAAGACCCAGAAGTAATGCATTAACATGCTGAGGTGTCATAAGCCCCAATGAATATGTTGATAATTAGTGCTTCTTAGAGAGCAGCTAGATCACCTTCCTCAATGCTAATGATGTGCAAATAATCCTTGGTGAATCTGAACATCTGCTAGTGGGTGTCCCCAAGCAGGATACAATGACAGGAGACAGATTTATCAACATTGCTGTTGGATTCCACCAAAAACATACTCCAGCCCATAAAACCTTCTATCAGGCATAATCATATTCCTAGCCATAATTTTGCTATTGTTTGCaatcctattttttttctatctatacTAATTAAAGTCTTGGTGCACCCAAAGTAGTTTGTATAAATTACATGAACTCATAAAAATTTCAGTGTTCATTTGACATGAATCGTTAATACCACTTTTTTGGATGGTTAAAGAGCAAGtgcattgtttttttaattgccacTACGGCAGTGAATGAGAGTATCAActatatttgttaaaatgtaaacagaaaaacaaaacaaaatcatattCTAGTGTTTGGTGAGTTAATAACAGATTTTTGCAGCCTGAAATAGAGTTTGTTTCCCAGAATCTTCTGGTGAAAATGGAAGCACATGTCCCTTAGAATAATGCTCTTTGTGTCAGTCTAGGTGACACATGGTTACTTTGCTCAAGTAGAAGCTGGCTAACCTCCAGATAGCGACTCCATTATGGGACATATGATTCTCTCTGTTCCAGCTTTGTGACCCCAGAGCTCCCCAACTTATCCTCCCCCATCACCTTATTTCCAGTTTCCCCTAGTATTTTCGGCCAGAAGAGTTCTTGATTAATGTGAGGGTTAGGGTAGAACTTGCTCCTGTAGCTCAGGATGCTTTCTCTTAAATTGTTTGTCTATATCataagtcttttttattttttaacatcctAGGCTTTTGAAAGTGGAGACCtagtttttctccattttccattGTTACATCAGTTCTCCTTGACAACTAGCACAGAATGGCCTATTTCAATGGGAGGGATGGTCCAAGATCAAACAAATACAGAGGAAAAACAATGagttaaaaattcaaaacaattccaCTACAAATTCTTAACATGAACCACAAAATCCTTCTGAAGGCAATATTTGAGAATAAGCACTAACAAGATTTAAATTCATGAAATTAGATCTTAATTGATTATTTAAGCATCAGAGaagtttaagaaacagaaaaatctacTACATTTCATTATCTCCTACAATTCATGAATCTGGCACCCAGAATATTACAAGGCTCCTTCCAGAAACTATGTTAGTGTCATAGCTCACATTTACACAGAACTTTGCCATTCGAAGTCACAAATATTATGTCATTTGATCCTGAGTTAGTCAAAGTCACATAGATGGTGAGAGTGACAGTGTCAGATCTCCAAAAATACTTGGTATTTCTGAAAAGCAATTGCCCTCTAAAAATCATAACCTCAATTAAATAGAGTGTTTATCCAAACATGATCACTGATTCATTTGGACTTCTTACAAATCTTTTCACAATTTGTGTACCTTTTCTTATCTAAAGCATATCATCAGGCCCCTATATGTCATTTTCCCAGCTCTCTATGGTTGTAGTCTCAGCCTGCTCAAACCCCTTTACCCCAGGTCTTGAGCAAATACTGATGATATGGGCAGGGCCCATAGCAGTCACATCAGTTTACATCCACAGCAGTTTAGCAAGGACCTGATGCAACAGAGAAGAGTCTGATGCTGTTTGGACCTCTCAAGCCCCAGGACTTCCTGCCCCTTCCTCTTCTCAAGCTGTTTCAGTGCATTTGATCAGGTATGCTGGTCAGTACTCAGATCCTCATCGCCCTTGTGTCAGTGCTTGCTCAAAAGGACTAGATGCCACCATGGGGACCCCGCTCACCAGTAGTGGCCTCGTCTTTTATAGATGGATTCCTCAAAATCACACTTGCCGCCTTTGTCTCCAAGATTTGGATCATGGTCTAGATGCTCCCACCCTTTCTCCTCAAAACTGCCACACCACAGTCTCACCAACCGCCAGGGTGCTCTGCCCTTTCGTGACCAAAACCCTGAAGCTAGGTGAGTTTTGCAAGCCCTATGCACGGCAGTCCCACTCCCTGATGATCCTAAGATGTAAGACCTCACAGAATTTACACTGGAGCCTAAGTAACAGTGCACCACGCCAAAGAAGACACAGTTAAACTAAACACAATCCAGGGATTCTGACTTACCGACTTCTTTTGCAACTTGCTTCGTCTGTCAGTTCTTctagaaatggaaaatttttcaGATCAAGAAAAACTGAACAGAACTTGCCAGAATGACGAAGCTAATGACAAtgattcattgatttattcaacaaaaatcacaataataataataggcattTACAGAGCATTGTCTCTCTTCcaagcattttatatgcattttatttaatcttcacaacaatcttaTCAATGAGGCTTGGAGACTATAAGTAACATCCCTAAAGTTTCACAGCTAAAGAGATCTAAGTCTAACTGAATCCCAAACAAGTACAGCACGTGCTTGCTAGTTGCTCACGAGTATAATTTTACACTAGCCTATTACACATCCTTGGGGGTGGCCATAACCAAGATGTCAATGGTTCTCTGATGTAACTTTACATCGCCACGGGGAAAGATGGCAGGCTTTTTCCCATGGTGCATTTTGCCAGTCACCAGTGGAAGGTGACCTCTGAAGGTCACCTTAATTGGAAATGAACTAGACCTTGCATGTGGAGAGAGAATTCTACTGAAGAAGGTCCTGCTGGTTGGGGCAGACAACTTCACACTGCTTGGCAAGCCACTCCTCAGAAAGGATCTTGTTTGAGTAGAAGCCATAGTCATTGAAAAGACAGAATCATGGACAAGAGTCATTATGAGATTTAGGAGAAGGAAAAGCTTCAAGAAGAAATAATTCATTGTGACCCCTCAGACCGTCCTCCGGATAAACAGCATTGAGATTGCTCTGTGTCTGTTGTAGTCACCGAGTTAGTATttgcagaaatataaaaataaactcttgctttccaaggaaaaaaagaatcttgGGTATGGCCACCCCCAATAATG
The sequence above is a segment of the Pan paniscus chromosome 10, NHGRI_mPanPan1-v2.0_pri, whole genome shotgun sequence genome. Coding sequences within it:
- the MRPL21 gene encoding LOW QUALITY PROTEIN: large ribosomal subunit protein bL21m (The sequence of the model RefSeq protein was modified relative to this genomic sequence to represent the inferred CDS: inserted 2 bases in 1 codon; substituted 2 bases at 2 genomic stop codons), whose product is MGTPLTSSGLVFYRWIPQNHTCRLCLQDLDHGLDAPTLSPQNCHTTVSPTARVLCPFVTKTLKLVYIATGKDGRLFPMVHFASHQWKVTSEXVTLIGNELDLACGERILLKKVLLVGADNFTLLGKPLLRKDLVXVEAIVIEKTESWTRVIMRFRRRKSFKKKXFIVTPQTVLRINSIEIALCLL